CTTCTTCAAATAATCTTGATGCATTTGTCGAAACGGGGTACTCGGTACCCCGTTTTTCATATCCACCTATCCTGAGGCTATCTTGCCGCACTGTACCTTTTGCCAATCAGAGTTCGTCGAAGGCATTGAAACCTGTAGCGACTGCGGACGTAAACTGAAACCGGGATCGTTACCAGAGCCGGTTGCCGAGTCGTTTCCTGATGTCGGTTGGATTCGGCTCTATGAGTGCGATAATGATTTGGAAGCGGAGCTGATAACGCAGTTACTGGAAAATGCAGGTATTCCGGTACTGCGGAAAGGAACGCTGCGCGGCAGTTACGGTGTCATGGGTAGTACTATGCGACTTCCAGGCGACCGAGTCATTTTGCTTGTTCCTGAAGACCGGATTGGCAAAGCGCAAAGGATCGTTCTGTCACGATTGAATGCCGGTAGATTTGGCGAATCCATGAAACGGCAGCGCGGTGAAAAAGCGCAGATCATTCGCGTGAAAAGAAGAATTCGTAAACGGTAAGAGAAAGCAAACGTTCGGTTATTTTACCAGCAGAATTTTACAAAATCTCCGTTGCTGGTTTGCTTCGATTTCCAGATAGTATATACCTGATGAGAATCCATTCAGTGTGATTGGCGCAACGTGGTCACCAGCAGAAAAGCTCCCACGAATCGGTCGATGTAACTCACGACCGGTCGTTTCGTAAAGCCGGCTGTTTACTTCTCCGGCCGTTGGTAAAGAAAAGCGAACTTGTATCTGTGAATTCGATGGATTAGGATACACTGAGCATTGCAACCCCACTGGCAACAGACCGGCTTCACTACGTCCCACAGCACTTGCTGTCGATT
The sequence above is a segment of the bacterium genome. Coding sequences within it:
- a CDS encoding DUF2007 domain-containing protein, whose amino-acid sequence is MPHCTFCQSEFVEGIETCSDCGRKLKPGSLPEPVAESFPDVGWIRLYECDNDLEAELITQLLENAGIPVLRKGTLRGSYGVMGSTMRLPGDRVILLVPEDRIGKAQRIVLSRLNAGRFGESMKRQRGEKAQIIRVKRRIRKR